From a region of the Mercurialis annua linkage group LG1-X, ddMerAnnu1.2, whole genome shotgun sequence genome:
- the LOC126678150 gene encoding probable terpene synthase 6 gives MALQQATSFASFRNQIFYPSKTIHSAKLGVSSSPLFITKIKLSSSSLTRKSVIKAQQISHEEDRPQVSFPPTIWGDSFRSFSFKQSEYESYNEQIEVLKPEVKSKLISGADDAFTKLIFINLLIRLGLSYHFEDEIEQQLDEHFDALVAHVSDEECDLHTVSLVFRVLRQNGYKITSDVFNKFKDSDGKFKQSLATDIGGVLSLYEAAFVSITGEDILDEAIAFTKPVLESYSNTNVNVFEKHIRNALKHPFHRGMPRVEARQFISLYEMDESRDEILLNFAKLDFNRVQLVHQQELSDLSRWWSDLDLVSKYPFARDRIVELYFWMMGVFFEPQYGGSRVLVTQILILLSVVDDIYDGYGTLDELKCFTQGIERWGTSSLDLLPEYMKVLYKAFIDLLDQFENDMKQEERAFTVPYVKNEVIQIIKAYMSESQWYHDGYVPSLDEYMEAASCTGGIPIIIAGCYARMAQVKGTKEFEWLIKNPKIMKASGAISRLMDDLVTHKDEQERGSGHVASSIECYMNHHGVSEEKATEEIKGMVEALWKEMNEECLRPTALPLSLLMPIVNIIRVVEVCYRYCDGYTNPEYVKEYIKSMFVQPIPIQQ, from the exons ATGGCATTGCAGCAAGCAACTTCGTTCGCAAGCTTCAGAAACCAAATTTTCTATCCATCAAAAACCATTCACTCTGCAAAACTGGGTGTTTCAAGTTCACCATTATTTATcactaaaatcaaattatcTTCCTCTTCCTTGACTAGAAAATCAGTCATCAAGGCTCAACAAATATCCCACGAAGAAGATCGTCCACAAGTCAGTTTTCCGCCCACTATATGGGGCGATAGCTTCCGTTCCTTCTCTTTTAAACAATCG GAGTACGAATCGTATAACGAGCAGATAGAAGTGTTAAAACCAGAAGTGAAGAGCAAGCTAATTTCTGGTGCAGATGATGCTTTTACAAAACTTATTTTCATCAACTTGTTAATTCGGCTCGGGTTATCATATCATTTTGAGGACGAAATAGAGCAGCAGCTAGATGAACATTTTGATGCTCTCGTGGCTCATGTTTCGGATGAAGAATGTGATTTACACACTGTTTCACTCGTCTTTCGAGTTCTCAGACAAAACGGTTACAAAATCACTTCTG ACGTGTTTAACAAGTTCAAGGACAGTGATGGTAAGTTCAAGCAAAGCCTGGCGACGGACATAGGGGGCGTGCTGAGTTTGTACGAAGCTGCGTTTGTGAGCATAACGGGAGAAGATATTCTAGACGAAGCTATCGCTTTCACGAAACCCGTTTTGGAATCATACTCGAATACTAATGTTAATGTCTTCGAAAAGCATATAAGAAATGCATTGAAACACCCTTTCCATAGAGGCATGCCGAGAGTTGAAGCCAGACAGTTCATCTCTCTGTACGAAATGGACGAGTCTCGCGATGAAATCTTACTAAATTTTGCCAAGTTGGATTTCAATCGAGTACAATTAGTGCATCAACAAGAACTCAGCGACCTTTCAAG ATGGTGGAGTGATTTGGATTTGGTGTCAAAATACCCGTTTGCAAGAGACAGAATTGTGGAGCTCTACTTCTGGATGATGGGAGTATTTTTTGAACCTCAATATGGCGGTTCGAGAGTACTTGTTACACAAATTCTGATTTTGCTGTCAGTGGTGGATGATATATACGATGGATATGGTACACTTGATGAACTCAAATGTTTTACCCAAGGAATAGAGAG GTGGGGTACTAGTAGCCTTGATCTTCTACCTGAGTACATGAAAGTTCTTTATAAAGCTTTCATAGATCTTTTGGACCAATTTGAAAATGACATGAAACAAGAAGAAAGAGCCTTCACAGTTCCTTATGTGAAGAATGAG GTAATTCAAATAATCAAAGCGTACATGAGTGAATCTCAATGGTACCATGACGGTTACGTTCCATCACTAGACGAGTACATGGAGGCAGCATCTTGTACGGGCGGTATCCCTATTATAATTGCAGGATGCTACGCAAGGATGGCACAAGTTAAAGGAACTAAAGAGTTCGAATGGTTAATAAAAAATCCGAAAATTATGAAAGCTTCGGGAGCCATTTCTCGTCTCATGGACGATCTTGTAACTCATAAGGACGAACAAGAAAGAGGTTCGGGACATGTTGCATCCTCCATCGAATGCTATATGAACCATCACGGAGTTTCCGAAGAGAAAGCCACCGAAGAGATTAAAGGGATGGTTGAAGCGTTATGGAAGGAAATGAACGAGGAATGTTTAAGGCCTACAGCTCTACCATTGTCCTTACTTATGCCCATTGTTAACATTATTCGTGTGGTAGAAGTTTGCTACAGATACTGTGATGGCTACACGAACCCAGAGTACGTCAAGGAATATATCAAATCGATGTTCGTCCAACCAATACCAATTCAACAatag